CGGGGCGGGTGCGGTTGTGCCTGTTGACCAGAGAACGCGCCCGGTTGTGTCCGGCAGTGATGAAGAACCCGGCCCCATCGAAATCCCCCTGGTGGCGGATGGTTCGGTTGCTGTCGGCGCCGGGGTGATTTCCGGTCTTGAAATAAATAATCTGCAGATGGACTATCATCTCGCCGACAACCGGTTGCAGATACGCCGGCTGAGCGCGGATTTGGCTGACGGAAAGATCAACAGCAGCGGAGAGATCGACCTGGGCAAAAAGGGGTTCGCCTATCGAACGGACCTGCAGCTGCAGAACGTGGCGGTCGCGCCTCTGCTGCAGGTCCTGTTGCCGGACATGGCGGGCAGTCTCAGCGGTCGATTGTCACTGCAGGGCACCCTCTCGGGGAGGGGCGTGACCCGGGCTTCTTTGCAGCGCAAACTGCAGGGACAGGGGAGGCTGTCTCTGCAGGACGGGATTGCCGACGGGACCAGGTTGAGCCGTGGCCTGGTGGCGTTGCTGGGGCTTGATCAACTGCGAAAAATCGAGATGCATCAGGCCGACGGAACGTTCAAAATCGTCGCTGGAAAGGCCCTGGTCAAAGGGGTGATCGCCGGTCGTGACCTGCGCATGGCGCCGGAGGGAAGCATCCGGTTCGGCGGCAGGGTCGACCTGGCGTTGCCGACCAGCCTCGCTCCCGCGGTTGCGGCGAAGCTTGATCGTCGCGGGCTTTTCGGCCGACTGATCAAGGATGAACAGGGTTGGACCCTGTTGCCGCTGAAAGTAGAAGGGACTTTTGATGACCCGAAGGTGGGGCTCGACAGCCGCAGGTTGGGCCGGATGGCCGAGAAACAACTGATACGCAAACTGGAAAAAAAGCTGCAGAAAAAAAACAACTCATCCGATACGACGGGGGGTGGATCCCTGCCGGAAAAATTGCTCAAAGATACGTTGCGTGGTCTGCTCGGAGAGTGACGGTCCGGGATGGTCTGCCGAGAGGCGGCGGCACGGTTGTTTTGACAAAAAGGTTTTTTTTCATTATAAACAGCTGAATTTATGGACTCAACTGATTCAGGTGATAGTCAAGGAGGGGTCGTTTGGCAGAGAATCGTAATCAGCCTCGTCACCGTAAACGGATTCAGGTGAAGTATGGGGTGGAAGCACCCTCCCGGGTCGGTTTCACCGAAGACATTTCCGACGAAGGTTTCTTCATCAAGTCCGCCATTGTCCTGCGCCCCGGGACGATCCTGCAGGTTGAACTGAGAACTCCCGACGGAGAAGTCATCAGCATCGAAGGCCGCATTCGCTGGGCGAAAAAAGTCCCGCCGAATCTTCTTCACCGGGTCAAGGGTGGCATGGGCATCAAGATCCGGCGATTCAATTCCGGCCAGGATGCCTATCGGCGCTTCTGTGTCGAATTGCACAAGCGCTATGCCTGATGGCGTCGCAAAAACCTTTTGTGTTCTTGGGAAAGCATCATGCCTGATGCTTGTCGTACCAAAGCAAATGAGGACTTTCTGGAGTGCAGATGCCAATTGAGCAGAACATGGTAAACTTTCATCAATGTTACTCTTGCAGCCGGAGAACTGAAAGTGGCCATGGCAAAACTCAAAATCCTCGTTGCCGACGACCATAGTGTGGTTCGGGAAGGAATCCGCCGGTTGCTGGAAAGAGAGGCGGATATCGAGGTTGTCGCCGAAGCGGAAGATGGCCTTGATACCCTGAAAAAACAGTCACGACATCGACCCGATCTCGTCATCCTCGACCTCGAGATGCCCCGATTGAACGGGACCGAGGTGACCAGGCAGCTCTGTGCCGCGTCCCATCCTCCCCGGGTGCTGATCCTCTCCGGTTTTTACTGCGATGATTCCCTGCGGGCGGTCCTCAACGCCGGCGCGCGTGGCTATCTGCTCAAGGGGGGCGGGGCCAAAGATCTGCTGCCGGCGGTCAGGGCGGTTGCCGCCGGTCGTTATTTCTTCAGCCGGCAGTTGCAGTCTGATGTGGTCGGCGCCTACCTGGACAAATCTTCCCGGGCGGAAAAGTCCTCCGGTATTCAGCAGCTCAGTGACCGCGAACGGCAGGTTTTTTTACTGATCGTCGAAGGATACAATACCGGCAGGATCGCTGATATGCTGAGCATCAGTCCCAAAACCGCCGAAAAACACCGCGCGTCAATTATCCGCAAACTTGGCGTCAATACCCCGGTCGACATGGTTCGCTACGCCATCCGCCATGGCGTTATTCAGGCCGAAAGTTGGGGGCGCAGACAGGCCTGACCTGTTTTTGTCCGTGATCATCCCACCTCGTTGTAATCCCGTTTACGAAAATCGACTCCCAGTTCGGCGGCAATCCGCTCGCAGGCGGCAATGTCGATTCCCGGCAGAGTGACCGCGGTGGCGATCACTTCGGGGATGCAGTCCGTGGCCAGACGGAGAAAGTCCTTGACCGCCTGGTAGCTTCGTTCGCCGAACCCCGATTGACACCACTGCTGATAGGTTTCGGCATCGGCCGCGTTGAGCGAAACCGAGAGGGTATCGACCAGGCCTGCCAGGTCCGGCAGGATATTGCGCCCATGGACCAGGTTGGCCTGGCCGTCGGTGTTGATGCGAACCTTGACACCGTTCTCTTTCAGCCAGGCGGCAACGGTGCGGACCAGGTCGAGACGCAGCAGCGGTTCCCCGTAGCCGCAGAAGACTACTTCGCTGAAGCGGGATGGGTCGCCGATGGCGGCGATCACCTCGGCGGCGTCCGGTTCGTGATCAAGCTTCAGCTGGTGGCCCTTGACGTTGAAGTCCTTGAACTTGGCGCAGAACCGGCAACGGTTGGTGCATCGATTGGTGATGTTCAGATAGAGGGAGTCACGGATCTGGTAGGCAATTTTGCTGCTCTGGTCGATTGTACCGATACCGAACAGCCGATGGGCGTTAAGCTGCGTGATGCGTGACAGATCCTCCAGGCTGATCCCCTTGAGTTCGGCGACTTTTTCGGCCGTCAGCCGGACATGGGCCGGCTCGTTGCGTCGGCCGCGAAATGTCTGCGGCGCGAGGTAGGGGCAATCGGTTTCGACCAGCAGATATTCGGTGGGAATGGTTTTGACCACCGCGCGCAGGGCGTCGTTGCGCGGGTAGGTGACCGGTCCGGCAAAGGAGATGAAAAAACCGAGATCAAGACAGGCGCGGGCCAGCTCGGCGTCACCGCTGAAGCAGTGCAGAACTCCGCGCAGTTCATTCCCCCCGGCCTGCCGCAGCAGGGCCAGGACATCCTCATGGGCGTCACGGTCATGGATGATGACCGGCAGTTCGAGTTCGCGGGCCAGGTTGAGCTGCTGGAGAAAAGCCTGGCGCTGAACCTCCCGGGGCGAATGGTCACGATAGTAGTCGAGGCCGATTTCTCCAATGGCCACCACCTTCTCTTGACCTGCCAGTTTCCGCAGCTCCGCCAGACTCTGATCGTTGACAGCGGTTGCGTCATGAGGGTGAAAGCCGACGGCGGCATAAATGAAATCATGCGCCGCCGCCAGCTCACAGCTTTTCCTGGAACTTTCGAGATCACAGCCGATGGTGATGATGTGGCTGATCGCGGCTTCTTCGGCCCGCAGCAGGACCTGGTCGAGATCATCGCCGAACTGGCTGCTGTCGAGGTGGGCGTGGGTATCGATAAGGGGGGCAAGCGCCATTTTCAACTCCCGTGTCAAACCGAATGGGGCGCTTGAAAAAGCGCCCCGAATTGCGGTCGATCTATGTGCGGCAACCTAGTATTCTACGCTATCTCAACCCGCGGGAACAGGGGCGGGGCCTTGGCGATGGCTGTTCCGGCCGTGAGTCCGCCCCAGCCGTCCTTATCGACCAGGCCGGTCTGTTGTGGATCACATCCCAGGGTGGCGAGAATGGTTTCCGCGGATTGCGGCATGAAGGGGGCAACCAGCAGGGCGATCAGGCGCTGCAGTTCCATCAGGTTGTACATGACGGTAGCGAGACGCGGCTGCAGCGCGGGATCCTTGGCCAGGGTCCAGGGAGCGGTGTCGTCGATGTACTTGTTGCCGGCGGCGATCAGGCCCCAGATGGAAATCAGTGCCTTGTTGAAGGCCAGGGCGTTCATCTGCTCATCGACCTGGGCGATGGTCTGCGGCACCAGTTCCTCGATCAGGCGGCGATCGATCTCTTCAAGTTCCCCGGCAGCCGGCAGGATGCCGGCGAAATACTTGTGCACCATGGAACTGGTGCGGCTGAGCAGGTTGCCGAGGTCGTTGGCGAGGTCGGAATTGATGCGATGAACCAGCGCCGAATGAGAGAAATCTCCATCGAGACCGAAGGGAACTTCACGCAACAGGAAATAACGGATGGCATCGACCCCGTACTTGTCGATCAGCATGTTCGGCTCGACGACGTTGCGCAGGCTTTTGCTCATTTTCTGCCCTTCGACGGTCCACCAGCCGTGGGCGAACACTTTTTTCGGCAACGGCAGCCCTGCCGCCAGCAGGAAGGTCGGCCAGTAGACGGTGTGAAAACGCAGGATGTCCTTGCCGATCACCTGCACGTCGGCCGGCCAGAATTTCTTCACCTTGCCATCCTCGTCCTGCGGATAGCCGAGGGCGGTGATGTAGTTGGAGAGTGCATCGAACCAGACATAAATAACATGCTTGTCATTGCCGGGAACCGGGATGCCCCAACTGAATGTGGTCCGGGAAATCGAAAGATCGCGCAGGCCTTCCTTGACGAAGTTGAGAATTTCGTTGCGGCGGCTGCGCGGTTGGATGAAATCGGGGTTCTGCTCGATATGTTCCAGCAACTGCTGCTGGTACTTGCTCATACGAAAGAAATAGGATTCCTCCTTGAGCTTGTCGGTCGGTCGGCCGCAATCGGGACAGTTACCGTCCATCAGCTGGGTTTCGGTCCAAAAGGTTTCGCAGGGGGTGCAGTACCAGTCCTCGTACTCCCCGAGGTAGATGTCTCCCTTGGCCTCTATCCGTTCGAACAGCCGGCGTACGCCTTCCTTGTGCCGCTCCTGGGTGGTGCGGATGAAATCGGTGTTGGCGATGTTCAGCTTTTCCCACAGTCCCTGGAACCGCTGCATGACCCGGTCTGCCAGTTCCAGCGGGGTCTCTCCCTGGGTCAGGGCCGCCTTCTCAACTTTCTGACCATGCTCGTCAGTGCCGGTGAGAAAGAAAACCTGGTAACCGCGGGCGCGCTTGTAGCGGGCCAGCACATCGCAGGCAAGGGTGGTGTAGGCGTGCCCGATATGCGGCACGTCATTGACATAATAAATGGGGGTCGTGATGTAAAAACTTTTCGACATGAATCGGCTCCCTATTCCGTCGTCTGCGGTTTACGCCGCCTGCGCCGCCGCCGGCGTTTGGGCTTGCCGTCGCCCGGTTGCGGCTGCTGCTGCGGTTTTTGTGGTTGGTTGCGTTGCGGCTGATGTCTGTCCTGCGGTCTGCCCTGTGACCGATCGCCGGTTGTTTTTTGTTTGTCCCGGGGCTTTTCCCGCTTCTGTTCCTGTTTGTTGTCTCCGCCCGATTTCGCC
The genomic region above belongs to Geothermobacter hydrogeniphilus and contains:
- a CDS encoding PilZ domain-containing protein, translating into MAENRNQPRHRKRIQVKYGVEAPSRVGFTEDISDEGFFIKSAIVLRPGTILQVELRTPDGEVISIEGRIRWAKKVPPNLLHRVKGGMGIKIRRFNSGQDAYRRFCVELHKRYA
- a CDS encoding TatD family hydrolase, coding for MALAPLIDTHAHLDSSQFGDDLDQVLLRAEEAAISHIITIGCDLESSRKSCELAAAHDFIYAAVGFHPHDATAVNDQSLAELRKLAGQEKVVAIGEIGLDYYRDHSPREVQRQAFLQQLNLARELELPVIIHDRDAHEDVLALLRQAGGNELRGVLHCFSGDAELARACLDLGFFISFAGPVTYPRNDALRAVVKTIPTEYLLVETDCPYLAPQTFRGRRNEPAHVRLTAEKVAELKGISLEDLSRITQLNAHRLFGIGTIDQSSKIAYQIRDSLYLNITNRCTNRCRFCAKFKDFNVKGHQLKLDHEPDAAEVIAAIGDPSRFSEVVFCGYGEPLLRLDLVRTVAAWLKENGVKVRINTDGQANLVHGRNILPDLAGLVDTLSVSLNAADAETYQQWCQSGFGERSYQAVKDFLRLATDCIPEVIATAVTLPGIDIAACERIAAELGVDFRKRDYNEVG
- the metG gene encoding methionine--tRNA ligase; amino-acid sequence: MSKSFYITTPIYYVNDVPHIGHAYTTLACDVLARYKRARGYQVFFLTGTDEHGQKVEKAALTQGETPLELADRVMQRFQGLWEKLNIANTDFIRTTQERHKEGVRRLFERIEAKGDIYLGEYEDWYCTPCETFWTETQLMDGNCPDCGRPTDKLKEESYFFRMSKYQQQLLEHIEQNPDFIQPRSRRNEILNFVKEGLRDLSISRTTFSWGIPVPGNDKHVIYVWFDALSNYITALGYPQDEDGKVKKFWPADVQVIGKDILRFHTVYWPTFLLAAGLPLPKKVFAHGWWTVEGQKMSKSLRNVVEPNMLIDKYGVDAIRYFLLREVPFGLDGDFSHSALVHRINSDLANDLGNLLSRTSSMVHKYFAGILPAAGELEEIDRRLIEELVPQTIAQVDEQMNALAFNKALISIWGLIAAGNKYIDDTAPWTLAKDPALQPRLATVMYNLMELQRLIALLVAPFMPQSAETILATLGCDPQQTGLVDKDGWGGLTAGTAIAKAPPLFPRVEIA
- a CDS encoding response regulator; its protein translation is MAKLKILVADDHSVVREGIRRLLEREADIEVVAEAEDGLDTLKKQSRHRPDLVILDLEMPRLNGTEVTRQLCAASHPPRVLILSGFYCDDSLRAVLNAGARGYLLKGGGAKDLLPAVRAVAAGRYFFSRQLQSDVVGAYLDKSSRAEKSSGIQQLSDRERQVFLLIVEGYNTGRIADMLSISPKTAEKHRASIIRKLGVNTPVDMVRYAIRHGVIQAESWGRRQA